The Erinaceus europaeus chromosome 16, mEriEur2.1, whole genome shotgun sequence genome includes a window with the following:
- the LOC132533320 gene encoding C2 calcium-dependent domain-containing protein 4A-like: protein MQLLGRLRAPAPAPAPACANVLTPGRIPEFCIPPRLGAPIAPESPPPAAAAAAAALPRRCAAEPDLWPRGADPSPDPDPDPDPDAGRTDWDPRSQAALSLPHLPRARTAYGFCALLESPHTRRKESLLLGGPRIPALPRPPAAPPRALRPGPDPGPGDAPRRPPRAPAAARRLLRAPEGLLSRARRAHRSLGLARGRSASGGDERADGSERAGGFGDEPPAGPLRAAAASSPARGRPRVRLLGTAAPAAQPRAPPASRAGSGLRPPGPARPRRPVGVPPRLPPAAQ from the coding sequence ATGCAGCTGCTCGGGAGGCTGCGcgcccccgcgcccgcgcccgcgcccgcctgCGCCAACGTGCTGACCCCCGGCCGCATCCCCGAGTTCTGCATCCCGCCCCGTCTGGGGGCGCCGATTGCGCCCGAGTctccgccgcccgccgccgccgccgccgccgccgccctgcCCCGCCGCTGTGCCGCCGAGCCGGACCTGTGGCCGCGGGGGGCCGACCCCagccccgaccccgaccccgaccccgaccccgacgCGGGGCGCACGGACTGGGACCCGCGCTCGCAGGCCGCGCTCTCGCTGCCGCACCTGCCCCGGGCGCGCACGGCCTACGGCTTCTGCGCGCTGCTCGAGAGCCCGCACACGCGCCGCAAGGAGTCGCTGCTGCTCGGCGGGCCCCGCATCCCCGCGCTCCcgcgcccgcccgccgccccgccgcgcGCGCTGCGCCCCGGCCCCGACCCCGGCCCCGGGGACGCGCCCCGCCGGCCCCCgcgcgcccccgccgccgcccgccgcctccTGCGCGCCCCCGAGGGGCTGCTGAGCCGCGCGCGCCGCGCACACCGGAGCCTCGGCCTGGCCCGCGGCCGCTCCGCATCCGGCGGGGACGAGCGCGCCGACGGGAGCGAGCGCGCCGGCGGCTTCGGGGACGAGCCTCCCGCGGGCCCCCTGCGCGCGGCCGCCGCCTCCAGCCCGGCCCGAGGGCGCCCCCGCGTCCGTCTGCTCGGCACCGCCGCCCCGGCAGCCCAGCCCCGCGCCCCCCCGGCCTCCCGCGCCGGCTCCGGGCTGCGGCCCCCCGGCCCCGCTCGCCCGCGCCGCCCCGTCGGGGTCCCGCCCCGCCTGCCGCCGGCTGCACAATAA